A single window of Agromyces sp. Leaf222 DNA harbors:
- a CDS encoding aromatic acid exporter family protein, producing MSVLDNLRTSKRLPVLQVLKTSVATIAAWLIAGALIPTQLPVFAAIAALLVVQPSVNQSLGKGIERSIGVLLGVIVASALSLAFGAYSWVVLVAVLVAMLIAWALKMAPATGNQVAISAMLTLALGAATPNYALDRVLETLIGAAIGIIVNAAIVPPVAIAPARREAALLGGELAASADRLAAALETAQSRADIEALMIEARLLRPMREAADAAIAAGTESLTLNPRRSAHREELAQLGALLEQLGPIVTQLIGMTRAFADHYDASLHDEPTVKAIAEQLHRVAHDIRLAARVAEPEPEPMTSTVPALTSALVVRPPTSSHWILIGSLLEDLRRIREELGAEA from the coding sequence ATGTCCGTCCTCGACAACCTGCGGACGTCCAAGCGCCTGCCGGTGCTGCAGGTGCTCAAGACCTCGGTCGCGACGATCGCCGCGTGGCTCATCGCCGGGGCGCTGATTCCGACCCAGCTGCCCGTGTTCGCGGCGATCGCGGCGCTGCTCGTGGTGCAGCCGAGCGTCAACCAGTCGCTCGGCAAGGGCATCGAGCGCTCCATCGGCGTGCTGCTCGGCGTCATCGTCGCGTCGGCGCTGTCGCTGGCGTTCGGCGCGTACTCGTGGGTCGTGCTCGTCGCGGTGCTCGTCGCGATGCTCATCGCGTGGGCCCTGAAGATGGCCCCCGCGACCGGCAACCAGGTCGCGATCTCGGCGATGCTCACGTTGGCGCTCGGCGCCGCGACACCGAACTACGCGCTCGATCGCGTCCTCGAGACCCTGATCGGCGCCGCGATCGGCATCATCGTGAACGCGGCGATCGTGCCGCCCGTCGCGATCGCCCCCGCTCGACGCGAGGCGGCGCTGCTCGGCGGTGAGCTCGCGGCATCCGCCGACCGCCTGGCCGCCGCGCTCGAGACGGCCCAGTCTCGCGCCGACATCGAGGCGCTCATGATCGAGGCCAGGCTGCTGCGCCCGATGCGCGAGGCCGCCGATGCGGCGATCGCGGCGGGCACCGAGTCGCTCACGCTCAACCCGCGCCGGTCGGCGCACCGCGAGGAGCTCGCCCAGTTGGGCGCCCTGCTCGAGCAGCTCGGCCCGATCGTGACGCAGCTCATCGGCATGACCCGCGCGTTCGCCGACCACTACGACGCCTCGTTGCACGACGAGCCGACCGTGAAGGCGATCGCCGAGCAGCTGCACCGCGTCGCCCACGACATCCGGCTCGCGGCCCGCGTCGCCGAGCCCGAGCCCGAACCGATGACGTCGACGGTGCCGGCGCTGACCTCGGCGCTCGTCGTGCGCCCCCCGACCTCGTCGCACTGGATCCTGATCGGATCGCTCCTCGAAGACCTGCGACGC
- a CDS encoding SDR family oxidoreductase: MRVVIAGGHGKIALILERLLADGGHEPVALIRNADHAADVTAAGGQPVVLDLEAASADEVAAVLAGADAVVFAAGAGPGSTAERKLTVDRDGAILLADAAKLAGVPRIVVISAMRADDFDADSDDVFQIYLRAKSEADAAVRASGLDFTIVRPGGLTDAAPTGLVVADTTLPRGSVSRADVAATVAAVLVSGAASGAQFELTEGGLPIAGALAALPDPD, translated from the coding sequence ATGCGCGTCGTCATCGCCGGAGGTCACGGCAAGATCGCCCTCATCCTCGAACGTCTGCTCGCCGACGGCGGGCACGAACCCGTCGCACTGATCCGCAACGCCGACCACGCGGCCGACGTCACGGCGGCCGGCGGCCAACCGGTCGTGCTCGACCTCGAGGCGGCATCGGCCGACGAGGTCGCCGCCGTGCTCGCGGGCGCCGACGCCGTGGTCTTCGCCGCGGGCGCCGGCCCCGGCAGCACCGCCGAGCGCAAGCTCACCGTCGACCGCGACGGGGCCATCCTGCTCGCCGACGCCGCGAAACTCGCGGGCGTGCCGCGCATCGTGGTCATCTCGGCCATGCGGGCCGACGACTTCGACGCGGACTCCGACGACGTGTTCCAGATCTACCTGCGGGCCAAGAGCGAGGCCGACGCCGCGGTGCGCGCCAGCGGGCTCGACTTCACGATCGTGCGGCCCGGCGGCCTGACCGACGCGGCGCCGACGGGCCTCGTCGTGGCCGATACCACGCTGCCGCGGGGTTCGGTGAGCCGGGCGGATGTCGCGGCGACCGTCGCCGCGGTGCTCGTGTCCGGCGCGGCATCGGGTGCGCAGTTCGAGCTCACCGAAGGCGGATTGCCGATCGCGGGCGCGCTCGCCGCGCTTCCCGATCCCGACTGA
- a CDS encoding transglutaminase family protein, protein MQRTVSARIDLTIEDPARLVFMLAVAGGAPDERLELLANGVALDAADVLELTDAAGSRLHVVEAPAGSLSLSYSATVDGQAAAGSDRPLDLVEYLRPSRYCESDRLGATAVAEFSGLEGHALLDAVSSWVGTRLAYVPGSSGPSDGAVQTLLAREGVCRDYAHLVIALLRSLDVPARLAAVYAPGLDPMDFHAVAEAYVEGAWHVVDATALAPRSTLLRISTGRDAADTAFLSSYGGFVQLDAITVTATADTLPADDIGRLVQLR, encoded by the coding sequence ATGCAGCGAACCGTCTCAGCCCGAATCGACCTGACCATCGAGGACCCGGCGCGGCTCGTGTTCATGCTCGCCGTCGCCGGCGGCGCGCCCGACGAGCGGCTCGAACTGCTCGCGAACGGCGTCGCGCTCGATGCGGCCGACGTGCTCGAGCTGACGGATGCCGCGGGCAGCCGCCTGCACGTCGTCGAGGCGCCGGCGGGCAGCCTGTCGCTGTCGTACTCGGCGACCGTCGACGGCCAGGCCGCAGCGGGATCCGACCGACCCCTCGATCTCGTGGAGTACCTGCGCCCGAGCCGCTACTGCGAGTCCGACCGGCTCGGGGCCACGGCCGTCGCCGAGTTCTCGGGGCTCGAGGGGCACGCGCTGCTCGACGCGGTGTCGTCATGGGTCGGCACGCGTCTCGCCTACGTGCCCGGCTCGAGCGGACCCAGCGACGGCGCGGTGCAGACCCTGCTCGCCCGCGAGGGCGTCTGCCGCGACTACGCGCACCTCGTGATCGCGCTGCTGCGCTCGCTCGACGTACCGGCGCGCCTCGCGGCGGTGTACGCGCCCGGCCTCGATCCGATGGACTTCCACGCGGTGGCCGAGGCGTACGTCGAGGGCGCCTGGCACGTCGTCGACGCGACCGCGCTGGCTCCGCGCTCGACGCTGCTGCGCATCTCGACCGGGCGCGATGCCGCCGACACGGCGTTCCTCAGCTCGTACGGCGGGTTCGTGCAGCTCGACGCGATCACGGTGACGGCGACCGCCGACACGCTGCCGGCCGATGACATCGGGCGGCTCGTGCAGCTGCGCTGA